The Thiorhodovibrio frisius genome segment TGCGGTGGGAGCCATCGGAGCGACGGTGGATGCGGGCTGAGTCATGCGAACAGATTAGGGTTGCTAAAGGGAGTCTCAGTGTAACCCAGGGTTCGGGCAGCCCCCAATGCGATCCGGCAGCCGCAAAGTCAGCCCGCAGCGGGACTGGTCGCACATCGGGTTTGCGAGCGCACCGCTGGCGCATTACCCTATCGCAGCAATGGCCAATGCGTCCCCCCTGGATTCTTTGGCTTAAGGTTTCCCGGCAATCCTGCCGCTTCCACGCTTTATTAGAATGGAGTTTCTTAGCTCATGCGCACCTTCAACCTGATCCCCAACCTGTTGACCACCTCACTCGCGACCCTAGTGCTCGCCACCAGCGCCCTGGCCCAAGAGCCACCCGCCGATGGGCCAACGACACCGACCGCTGCCTTTATGAAAGAACTCGACAAAAATGGCGATGGCCAGGTGTCCGTCGATGAAATCAAGACCCCGCAACAGCAACGCTTCACAGAGACCGACGCCAATGGCGACGGCGCCATCTCCACTGAAGAAGCCAGCGAAGCCTTTGCCAAGCAGGCGCCGCCGGAGATGATGGCAGAGATGAAAAAGCGCGGCATGCCAGACCCAGGCGAAACCTTTGTTCAAAATCTCGACACCGACAAAAACGGACAGGTGAGCGCGGACGAATTCATGCAGCCCGCACTAGACTCTTTCGGGCGCATGGACGCCAACAGCGATGGCGTGGCCAGTGCCGAAGAAGCCACCGCTTTCTTCGATGAGTTGCAGCAGGAAATGCAAAGACGCATGGAAGAAATGCAGCAACAGCACGGGGACATGGCGGCACCACCGGCACAGCAATAACGCAACACCTTGCCACCTGGGCCTTGGCTTACCGCCAAGGTCCAGCGCTGAACCAATCTATTCGGCAAACAACAGCCTGGGGCGTGACTTGCGATTCAGCCATGACGAAGGTCGGGCTTCTTTTGCAAACTCGCCGCCTTAGTTAACCGAGTCACCACGAGGACCATCGTCATGAGCACCGAATCGGCTTCGGACATTCGAAAATACGGCATCATCGCCCAAGGTTTCCACTGGCTAGTGGCGCTGCTGCTGGTGGGCCTGCTAATCACCAACGCCCTGCGCAGCGGGTCGGCGGAAGACTCAGATGCCTTCAAGTTCTGGCTTGGGCTGCACATGTCCTTCGGGATTTTGGTCTTTGGGCTGACCTTCGCGCGCATTTTCTGGGCCAAGATCGCTCCCCCTCCTGAGCTGCTGGATGCACCCCAGTGGTCGGTGCTGGCGGCCAAGGCCGCGCACATGCTGCTGAATCTCTCTACCCTGGCCATTCCCATTTTTGGCTATTTGCGTGTTGCCTCCAAGGACATCCCGGCCAACTTCTTTGGCATACCCGTGCCATCTCTGGTCGGCGATCAGCCCTGGCTGCATCATGTGATGGAGATTCTGCACGGCTCGCCAATGGCGATTTATCTGCTGAGCCTGGTTGGGCTGCATATCGCCGCAGCTCTGTGGCATCAGTATGTGCGCAAGGATCATGCGCTTGAGCGCATGCTGCCCTGGAGCCCGCCAAGAACCTGAGCATTCCAGCATTGGCCTTGGGCGACCTGGAGGTCGCCCCTAGCAACCATCTCTCGCAGCTCACTCGTCGCGCGCTGTTATAGATGCCGCGTCATCATGGCGCGGAAATCAATGCGCGCACGCAGCCGCCGGCACAGCATGAAGGTGCCAACAAACTTCCGGTGCAGGAACAAACTGGACGGATCGGGCAGCTCGCTGAAGGCACCGGCCAGGTATAGCTCGCGCCCGCGCTGATAAATGCGTTCGAACAGATCCGAGGTGCCAAAGTCGTAAATACCCTCAGTACGCAGCATCTCGCCGGACAGGCGCATGAGTTCGGTCAGGGCATCGACATTCTGGCGCGGCGCATCGGCCCTGAGATAACCGAGATCAATGATCGCTTGGTGCATGGCGGGCACATCGTCGGCCATGCCAGCGGCGGCGAGGCGGCGAAACCCCGCGACCAGCGAAGGCGCAATGCGCGCGGTAGCGCCAAAGTCCAGCAACACCACCCGCCCGGACTCCGGCTGATAGAAATAGTTGCCGAAATTCGGGTCCGTCTGTGCGAGCTGAAAGCCAAACAGCTCGCGCAAGGTCAGGTCCGTCAGCGCACTGGAGACGCGATCACGCTCTTGGCGGCTGAATCCTGTCTCTGACAGCCGATCAATCGACACCCCCTCGATATAATCCATCGCCAGCACCTGGGCGGTACTGATATCCCGATGCACCGCCGGCACCAAAAAGGCGGGATCATCGCCAATGCGCGCGCGATAGGCCTCCAGTGCCTCGGCTTCGGCCTGGTAGTCGGCCTCCTGGTGCAGCTGGCGGCGCGCCTCATCAAGCAGCGGCTGCGGATCCATCCCTTTAGGCGCCATGCCTAAGGTGCGGGCGAGAAAGCCCAGATTGTCGATGTCGCTATCGATGCTCTCACGCACACCCGGGAACTGAATCTTCAGCGCCAGTT includes the following:
- a CDS encoding EF-hand domain-containing protein, translating into MRTFNLIPNLLTTSLATLVLATSALAQEPPADGPTTPTAAFMKELDKNGDGQVSVDEIKTPQQQRFTETDANGDGAISTEEASEAFAKQAPPEMMAEMKKRGMPDPGETFVQNLDTDKNGQVSADEFMQPALDSFGRMDANSDGVASAEEATAFFDELQQEMQRRMEEMQQQHGDMAAPPAQQ
- a CDS encoding cytochrome b, with protein sequence MSTESASDIRKYGIIAQGFHWLVALLLVGLLITNALRSGSAEDSDAFKFWLGLHMSFGILVFGLTFARIFWAKIAPPPELLDAPQWSVLAAKAAHMLLNLSTLAIPIFGYLRVASKDIPANFFGIPVPSLVGDQPWLHHVMEILHGSPMAIYLLSLVGLHIAAALWHQYVRKDHALERMLPWSPPRT
- a CDS encoding ABC1 kinase family protein, yielding MSHFSESGGRAVPSQRLSRLWHLGRATTDLAAGVGVRGLMELARSRGSESNRIRLSPVATQRFTDRLARMRGAVMKMGQMMSMDGADVFTPEAAAIMGSLRERAEPMPLSQLAQVLEREWGADWNKNFRRFDFTPIAAASIGQVHRAETKDGRQLALKIQFPGVRESIDSDIDNLGFLARTLGMAPKGMDPQPLLDEARRQLHQEADYQAEAEALEAYRARIGDDPAFLVPAVHRDISTAQVLAMDYIEGVSIDRLSETGFSRQERDRVSSALTDLTLRELFGFQLAQTDPNFGNYFYQPESGRVVLLDFGATARIAPSLVAGFRRLAAAGMADDVPAMHQAIIDLGYLRADAPRQNVDALTELMRLSGEMLRTEGIYDFGTSDLFERIYQRGRELYLAGAFSELPDPSSLFLHRKFVGTFMLCRRLRARIDFRAMMTRHL